A window from Verrucomicrobiota bacterium encodes these proteins:
- the rmuC gene encoding DNA recombination protein RmuC, with amino-acid sequence MDYLALAIGLMLGGTAAFIIVRTISNSYKSKSGELNRQVLEKEESISQKQNEILSLTEKLATTETENKHLLEQLATNKEAQAHSQKEFREQFQNLAGDILHHTSKKFTEHNKVQIESVLSPLKESVQEFKKRIETTHTEQAQAKGELLNELKNLRQLNSQLSTDANNLITALKGGNKAQGAWGEMILDSILSKSGLTKGIEYQTEDSYTDLITGRRLRPDVVIRYPEDQGCLIIDSKMSLAAYERYCSEQEEQNRQQALKQHLDSIKLHIKELSNKNYQKIADIKTPDFVLMFIPIEPAFTLAIQSDPKLYEFAFDKNIILITPSTLLATLRLVKNIWNQDRQNRYALEIADRGGRLYDKFVDFYETIQDVGKHINRTQQAYSEATRKLHDGRGSLTTQVEKLKQLGIKASKALPDSSYSTNDEP; translated from the coding sequence ATGGATTATCTAGCACTGGCTATTGGTTTAATGCTTGGAGGAACGGCAGCTTTCATCATCGTTCGCACTATTTCTAACAGTTATAAAAGCAAGTCGGGAGAGCTCAACCGTCAAGTTTTAGAAAAAGAAGAGTCAATCTCTCAAAAACAAAACGAGATCTTATCTTTAACCGAAAAATTAGCCACAACAGAAACAGAGAACAAACACCTACTGGAGCAACTCGCCACAAACAAAGAAGCACAAGCTCATTCCCAAAAAGAGTTCCGAGAACAATTTCAAAACCTAGCCGGAGATATTCTTCACCACACATCAAAAAAATTTACAGAGCATAACAAGGTCCAGATCGAATCCGTCCTAAGTCCACTCAAAGAAAGTGTACAAGAATTTAAAAAACGTATAGAGACCACTCATACCGAGCAAGCTCAAGCAAAAGGCGAACTACTAAATGAGCTCAAAAACCTCCGCCAGCTTAATTCTCAATTATCCACTGACGCTAATAATCTCATTACCGCTTTAAAAGGCGGTAATAAAGCTCAAGGCGCTTGGGGAGAAATGATTCTAGACTCAATCCTATCAAAATCTGGGCTCACCAAAGGAATCGAGTACCAAACTGAAGATTCGTATACCGACCTCATAACAGGAAGGCGCTTACGGCCAGATGTTGTCATTCGTTACCCTGAAGATCAAGGTTGCCTCATCATTGATTCCAAAATGTCCTTAGCAGCCTATGAACGTTATTGTTCTGAACAAGAGGAGCAAAATCGCCAACAAGCCCTTAAACAGCACCTTGATTCTATTAAGCTTCATATCAAGGAACTTAGTAATAAGAATTATCAAAAGATCGCTGATATCAAAACCCCGGACTTTGTTCTCATGTTTATCCCTATAGAACCGGCTTTCACTTTAGCCATTCAGTCTGACCCGAAGCTTTATGAATTTGCCTTTGATAAAAATATTATCTTGATCACGCCATCCACACTTTTGGCAACCTTGCGGCTGGTCAAAAACATATGGAACCAAGATAGACAAAATCGATATGCTCTAGAAATTGCTGATAGAGGAGGCCGCCTATACGATAAATTTGTTGATTTCTATGAGACTATTCAGGATGTCGGCAAACACATAAACAGGACCCAACAAGCCTATTCTGAGGCGACAAGAAAATTACATGACGGACGCGGCAGTCTAACCACTCAAGTAGAGAAGCTTAAACAGCTTGGAATTAAAGCTAGCAAAGCATTACCAGATTCAAGCTATTCAACAAACGATGAGCCATGA
- the ccsA gene encoding cytochrome c biogenesis protein CcsA — protein METSFISLSCIPYLMASAYTCYGLGAQKYQPRAYNMLLILVGFIFQTAFLIVRGNKIGHCPLSNLFETMIFLSWAIVLNYLIIGPIFRVSLLGTFTAPCVLLINLSALLIPGIDYPRDMSHMSPILELHAGVSLLAYGTLGLASIAAVMFLIENKYLKSRSFTRLVFLMPAIGKLDRVAFRVGLLGLVLLTVGLGAGFLVPEVRFDTVKVGWSMVFWFGYVLAICGRMVSYLSPLKYAWFVIILYGALIGTFGLINEVSKEHQFAL, from the coding sequence GTGGAAACTTCTTTTATTTCTTTGAGCTGTATACCTTATTTGATGGCAAGTGCCTATACTTGTTATGGTTTGGGTGCTCAGAAATACCAGCCTCGAGCTTACAACATGCTTTTGATTCTTGTTGGCTTTATTTTTCAAACAGCTTTTCTTATCGTTCGAGGTAATAAAATTGGACATTGTCCATTGAGTAATTTGTTTGAGACCATGATTTTTTTGTCTTGGGCTATTGTTTTGAATTATTTGATCATTGGGCCAATATTCAGAGTATCCTTGTTGGGAACTTTTACTGCGCCGTGTGTATTGTTAATTAATCTTTCCGCCCTATTAATTCCTGGCATAGATTATCCTCGAGATATGTCACATATGAGTCCTATATTAGAATTACATGCGGGTGTGTCTTTATTGGCCTATGGCACTCTAGGTCTAGCCAGTATCGCAGCAGTGATGTTCTTAATTGAAAATAAATACTTGAAATCAAGAAGTTTTACGCGACTCGTTTTTTTAATGCCAGCTATTGGAAAACTAGACCGTGTTGCCTTTCGTGTGGGACTTCTGGGTTTGGTTTTGTTAACAGTTGGTTTAGGTGCTGGCTTTCTAGTGCCAGAAGTGCGCTTTGATACAGTCAAAGTTGGGTGGTCTATGGTGTTTTGGTTTGGGTATGTGCTAGCTATCTGCGGGCGTATGGTTTCTTATCTTAGCCCACTTAAATACGCATGGTTTGTGATCATTCTTTACGGAGCATTAATTGGAACTTTTGGATTGATCAATGAAGTTTCAAAAGAACATCAATTCGCTTTATGA
- a CDS encoding aminotransferase class III-fold pyridoxal phosphate-dependent enzyme produces the protein MFSTTIRPLAQFEQSMQLFNRARKVIPGGIYGHTTPALVTPGGSPYYATKGKGCRYWDVDGNEFIDYMCGYGPILLGYQNPEVEEAAEKQRAEGDCFNHPTTIMIDLAEKMVDIVDFADWCVFGKNGSDMTSWSIQVARQHTGRKKILHASSAYHGIDPWCTPGHGGLIEEDRAHIHTFKWNDPQSVRDLIEKHPNQIAGIITTPYHHPTFSDSVLPTQEFLNTIRQICDKHGILWILDDVRAGFRLHLGGSHRYFDFTPDISCYCKAIANGYPLSACVGKEFIKLSATKVFLTGSYWNGAVSMAAALKTIELLERDNAIAHMNDMGVRLFNGLQRTAEKHALQINCSGPPAIPFMTFTNETNLFRSQHFSAECMKLGAFLHPHHNWFVCSAHTDKDIDQTIEIADKAFASTKAKFSS, from the coding sequence ATGTTTTCAACAACCATACGCCCCCTCGCGCAGTTTGAGCAATCCATGCAATTGTTCAACCGTGCCAGAAAAGTTATTCCTGGTGGTATCTACGGCCATACCACTCCCGCTCTCGTTACTCCCGGAGGTTCTCCCTACTATGCAACCAAGGGAAAAGGATGTCGTTACTGGGATGTTGATGGCAACGAATTTATAGATTACATGTGTGGCTATGGGCCCATCTTGCTAGGTTATCAAAACCCGGAAGTTGAGGAAGCCGCGGAAAAGCAACGCGCCGAAGGAGATTGCTTTAATCATCCCACGACAATCATGATCGACCTCGCTGAGAAAATGGTTGATATCGTCGATTTTGCCGACTGGTGCGTCTTTGGCAAAAATGGCTCTGATATGACGTCCTGGTCCATCCAGGTAGCTAGGCAACATACAGGCCGTAAAAAAATTCTCCATGCTTCCAGCGCTTATCACGGTATAGACCCATGGTGTACTCCTGGACATGGTGGCCTCATAGAAGAAGATCGAGCTCACATTCATACTTTCAAATGGAATGACCCACAATCCGTACGAGACCTCATTGAAAAGCACCCCAATCAAATTGCGGGTATTATCACCACCCCCTACCATCATCCTACATTCAGTGACTCAGTTCTTCCTACCCAAGAATTCCTTAATACCATACGTCAAATCTGTGATAAACATGGCATCCTTTGGATTTTAGATGATGTTCGTGCAGGCTTCCGTTTACACCTAGGTGGTTCCCATCGCTACTTTGACTTTACTCCAGACATATCCTGCTACTGCAAAGCCATCGCCAATGGCTATCCACTCTCCGCCTGTGTGGGTAAAGAATTTATCAAACTCTCAGCAACTAAGGTCTTCCTGACAGGCAGTTACTGGAATGGTGCTGTATCCATGGCAGCAGCCTTAAAAACCATCGAGCTACTAGAGCGTGATAATGCCATTGCCCATATGAACGACATGGGAGTTCGCCTTTTCAATGGACTTCAAAGAACTGCAGAAAAACACGCTCTGCAAATTAACTGCTCTGGCCCCCCCGCCATTCCTTTCATGACTTTTACGAATGAAACAAATCTGTTTCGATCACAACACTTTTCTGCGGAATGCATGAAGCTAGGCGCTTTCTTGCATCCGCATCACAACTGGTTTGTCTGCTCTGCTCACACAGATAAAGATATCGACCAAACCATAGAAATAGCTGACAAGGCGTTTGCTTCGACTAAGGCAAAATTTTCTAGCTAA
- a CDS encoding DUF4410 domain-containing protein: MGALRFLSSCASVSVAEESASSQKQVQADLAQAIESRLDDIVPTQIVNSKPSSSSGLWITGEFIRVKPDDVADLLIIGLGAGGTKIETKVQVYDLGYSKSKSLYVFKTTG, encoded by the coding sequence TTGGGTGCATTACGCTTTTTATCAAGCTGCGCATCTGTTTCTGTAGCGGAAGAATCTGCTAGTTCGCAAAAACAAGTTCAAGCAGACTTGGCTCAAGCTATAGAATCTAGATTAGATGACATAGTGCCGACTCAAATTGTGAATAGCAAACCTTCTTCTAGTAGTGGACTATGGATTACAGGAGAATTTATTCGCGTTAAGCCTGATGATGTTGCAGACCTGTTGATAATCGGCTTAGGAGCTGGTGGGACTAAAATAGAAACAAAAGTCCAAGTGTATGATTTAGGGTATTCAAAATCAAAGTCCCTCTATGTCTTTAAAACAACCGGGTGA
- a CDS encoding TIGR03943 family protein: protein MKKYKYRLVVLLAWIGLLSYHIVAGSYINFLRHDLLFLLIAGWVILMGCLVVSLFRAIKPLDARSNTCCNEHRETWLQCAILVSPLLFIASAHDLGLGSHALEKRMTQFKISELDNARVTIAPSPAKPHGITSNSDRPSLDIRAVCTHPKQWIGQAITTWGQVYNKPEAIGENRILLFQFLITCCAADAIPMGILVESPEAQSYTNDTWLIATGKVTIIKHNDYDVVCILADKLKEIQRPSNPYLYRGLESGPPAH, encoded by the coding sequence GTGAAAAAGTATAAATATAGATTAGTTGTCTTATTAGCATGGATAGGGCTATTAAGTTACCACATAGTAGCAGGTAGTTATATTAATTTTCTTCGCCACGATCTACTTTTCCTGCTTATTGCTGGATGGGTTATTTTGATGGGTTGCCTGGTAGTGTCTCTCTTTCGAGCAATTAAGCCTCTTGATGCCAGATCTAATACTTGTTGCAATGAACACAGAGAGACGTGGTTACAATGTGCTATTTTGGTCTCTCCTTTGCTTTTTATTGCCTCAGCTCACGATCTTGGGCTAGGCAGCCATGCTCTGGAAAAACGCATGACACAGTTTAAAATAAGCGAGTTAGATAATGCGAGAGTAACCATAGCGCCTTCACCCGCTAAACCTCATGGTATTACTAGCAACAGTGATCGACCAAGCCTTGATATCAGAGCGGTATGTACCCATCCAAAACAATGGATAGGGCAGGCTATCACAACTTGGGGGCAAGTATACAACAAACCAGAGGCCATAGGAGAAAATCGTATCCTCCTATTCCAATTTCTCATTACTTGTTGTGCCGCTGATGCTATCCCTATGGGCATTTTAGTAGAAAGTCCGGAGGCACAAAGTTACACCAATGACACCTGGCTGATTGCCACGGGCAAAGTAACCATAATCAAACACAATGATTATGATGTTGTGTGTATTCTAGCAGATAAGTTAAAAGAAATTCAGAGGCCCAGTAACCCTTATCTCTACCGAGGTCTCGAATCAGGTCCACCTGCTCATTGA
- the rfaD gene encoding ADP-glyceromanno-heptose 6-epimerase: MKSILVTGGAGFIGSNLTLELQNQFPGAWITVIDDFRSASFKNLEGFKGDVLAKDMARLDWEQQFDSTMWDAVFHLASITDTTEHDQRLQVEDNVESFRNLLEFVRPYKTPVIYASSAATYGITSGVNHVDDSQKPANVYAFTKVVLENLARHYTSLESGWKIVGLRYFNVYGPREEHKGVPASMILHLAKQMMAGKRPRIFEFGEQKRDFVYVKDIVSYTIGALQAKETTVYNAGSGQPRSFNDLVAILNDVLSTNLEAEYIKNPYEHYQPHTEADMSKIELELGLKPAFSLEAGVKDYFESGLLV; encoded by the coding sequence ATGAAATCAATATTGGTTACAGGAGGTGCTGGTTTTATCGGCTCCAACCTCACTTTAGAGCTACAAAATCAATTTCCTGGAGCATGGATTACAGTCATTGACGATTTTCGAAGCGCCAGTTTCAAAAATTTAGAAGGTTTTAAGGGTGATGTTCTAGCTAAAGATATGGCAAGGCTAGATTGGGAGCAACAGTTTGATTCGACCATGTGGGATGCAGTTTTCCACTTAGCTTCCATTACAGATACCACAGAGCATGACCAACGCTTGCAAGTGGAAGATAACGTAGAAAGTTTTCGTAATCTTTTAGAGTTTGTTCGTCCGTATAAAACACCTGTTATCTATGCTAGCTCAGCCGCGACCTATGGAATCACCAGTGGCGTAAATCACGTGGATGATTCACAAAAGCCTGCTAATGTCTATGCCTTTACGAAAGTCGTTTTAGAAAATCTAGCTAGACATTACACATCTTTGGAGAGTGGTTGGAAAATTGTAGGGTTAAGATATTTCAATGTTTACGGGCCACGTGAAGAACATAAAGGAGTTCCTGCAAGTATGATTCTCCATCTAGCCAAGCAAATGATGGCTGGCAAGAGACCGCGCATTTTTGAATTTGGAGAACAGAAGAGAGATTTTGTTTACGTGAAAGATATTGTGTCCTACACCATTGGAGCTTTACAGGCTAAAGAAACAACTGTTTACAATGCTGGGAGTGGGCAACCACGCTCATTTAATGATTTAGTAGCCATTCTCAATGATGTGCTTTCAACAAATCTTGAGGCTGAATATATCAAAAACCCCTATGAACATTATCAACCTCATACGGAAGCAGATATGTCTAAAATAGAACTAGAGCTTGGATTAAAGCCCGCTTTTAGCTTAGAAGCGGGGGTTAAAGATTATTTCGAAAGTGGTTTGCTGGTATAG
- a CDS encoding TlpA disulfide reductase family protein produces MVRVASVLLCGYIGLALIGCSPRLVIPEPKIQPISAPEFELMTIRDLPFSSRMLRGKMVVVNFCTTWSPASAREVLELHKLQAKWTENEKPFQIIGISIDELGKKDALPVFGDMNLRYPILVSDYDFAEKFGGIDVVPSTFIIEPDWKVVNRYTGQVDILVLEAEIEKRYKKFKKRQEEIAKLQKN; encoded by the coding sequence ATGGTGCGAGTAGCCAGTGTTCTGTTATGCGGATATATAGGTCTAGCCTTGATCGGTTGTTCACCTCGGTTGGTGATACCTGAACCCAAGATACAACCTATCTCTGCTCCCGAATTTGAGCTAATGACTATCCGAGATTTACCTTTTTCCTCAAGGATGCTCAGAGGAAAGATGGTGGTAGTCAATTTTTGCACGACTTGGAGCCCTGCTTCTGCTAGGGAAGTTTTAGAGTTACATAAACTCCAGGCCAAATGGACAGAAAACGAAAAGCCTTTTCAAATTATTGGGATTTCTATTGATGAATTAGGCAAGAAAGATGCTTTGCCGGTTTTTGGTGATATGAATCTGAGATATCCCATCTTAGTTAGTGACTATGACTTTGCAGAGAAATTTGGAGGTATTGATGTCGTGCCCTCTACTTTTATCATTGAACCAGATTGGAAAGTTGTAAACCGTTATACAGGGCAAGTAGATATACTTGTATTAGAAGCAGAAATAGAGAAGAGATATAAGAAATTCAAGAAGCGTCAGGAAGAGATAGCCAAATTGCAGAAGAATTAG
- a CDS encoding permease, with the protein MSNWLSTLKATLSESWFKILFLSSALLFWLVYRDGPLMHSFAISFGSILLETLPFLALGSIISGLMEVYVKSEWLEGLFPKKKWAPFAAGFGGIIFPVCECAIVPVARRLMKKGIPFTTVLAYLLAGPIVNPIVAASTAVAYNYSWSTVLIRLGFGYIIAVLGAFIIYRLFPGNEALIDTGKSKEVNEASDCHHADNSHHSQDVHHHEKHTHYTSRLDRFFDAIEHATADFMVIGQYLIFGAFLAGMAQSLIPRYVFIELGQTPTAGIGVMMFLAVLLNLCSEADAFVAASFRYALPLSAQMSFMLLGPIVDIKLIGLYLSFVRKKAVIWLVLILCLLVFTFSYLVEYLPQ; encoded by the coding sequence ATGAGCAACTGGCTTTCTACACTCAAGGCGACTCTTTCTGAATCTTGGTTTAAGATTCTATTTCTTAGCAGTGCCCTTCTGTTCTGGTTGGTATACCGCGATGGCCCCCTCATGCATAGCTTTGCTATTAGCTTTGGATCCATTTTGCTGGAAACACTGCCCTTCCTGGCACTGGGTTCGATTATTTCAGGTCTTATGGAAGTTTATGTTAAGTCAGAATGGTTAGAGGGCTTGTTCCCCAAGAAAAAATGGGCACCTTTTGCCGCCGGCTTCGGTGGCATTATATTTCCCGTCTGCGAATGCGCTATCGTGCCAGTTGCACGCCGCTTAATGAAAAAGGGCATTCCATTTACAACAGTCCTAGCCTATTTACTCGCTGGACCTATTGTAAACCCTATCGTTGCAGCTTCAACTGCTGTAGCTTATAACTACTCTTGGAGTACTGTTCTCATACGTTTAGGTTTCGGCTATATCATAGCAGTTCTAGGTGCATTCATCATTTACCGGCTTTTTCCGGGTAACGAAGCTTTAATAGATACTGGAAAATCAAAAGAAGTTAACGAAGCCTCTGATTGTCATCATGCTGACAATTCTCATCATAGTCAGGATGTTCATCACCATGAGAAACATACCCATTACACCTCAAGGCTAGACCGCTTCTTTGATGCAATCGAACATGCTACTGCTGACTTCATGGTCATCGGTCAATATCTCATCTTTGGTGCATTCTTAGCCGGCATGGCTCAATCTCTTATCCCGAGGTATGTCTTTATAGAACTGGGTCAAACACCCACAGCTGGTATTGGTGTCATGATGTTTTTGGCGGTCTTACTTAATCTTTGCTCAGAAGCAGATGCTTTTGTTGCCGCCTCTTTCCGCTACGCATTGCCTCTCTCTGCACAAATGTCATTTATGCTTTTAGGCCCCATAGTAGACATCAAACTTATAGGCCTATATCTATCTTTTGTTCGAAAGAAGGCAGTCATCTGGCTTGTTTTAATCCTTTGCTTACTCGTATTTACCTTTTCTTACCTCGTTGAGTATTTGCCACAGTGA
- a CDS encoding PIG-L family deacetylase, with the protein MKSSNSPYLSYVDSIKELYNRAKQLDHQIKQPATGTPNPVTKANEGPSILLFSPHPDDECITGLLPLRLAQEKRARITNVAVTLGSLAERREERWDELQIACQHLNFQCHRLDLKDIVKIAQPNNSAWKDTIQSIQNLFTIYKPDGIFCPHPKDAHPTHQAVYQLILESIRLFPSFTDPLNLFYTEYWSTMEKPNLMIEASNAHLAELIYSLSCHRGEVNRNPYHLTLPAWMMDNTRRGSELLSKPGASHPDLCFSTLYKWQIIKNGTFCQPSSKMLKINTYCTEKSLEELF; encoded by the coding sequence ATGAAGTCATCAAATAGCCCTTACCTTTCCTATGTCGACAGTATTAAAGAGCTATACAACCGTGCCAAGCAGTTAGACCATCAAATAAAGCAACCTGCCACTGGCACTCCAAATCCTGTCACCAAAGCAAATGAAGGTCCTAGCATTCTGCTTTTTTCCCCACACCCAGATGATGAATGCATTACAGGCTTACTCCCTCTACGTTTAGCTCAAGAAAAAAGAGCTAGAATCACAAATGTGGCCGTTACTCTTGGAAGTCTTGCAGAACGACGTGAGGAGCGCTGGGATGAACTTCAAATAGCTTGCCAACATCTCAATTTCCAGTGCCATCGATTAGATCTCAAGGACATAGTAAAAATTGCTCAACCTAACAACTCCGCCTGGAAAGACACCATCCAATCCATTCAGAATCTATTCACTATTTATAAACCAGATGGTATTTTCTGCCCTCACCCTAAAGATGCTCACCCTACTCATCAAGCGGTCTATCAACTGATACTAGAAAGTATTAGATTGTTCCCCTCTTTTACCGATCCTCTGAATCTTTTTTATACCGAGTATTGGTCTACCATGGAAAAGCCCAATTTGATGATCGAAGCAAGTAATGCACATTTAGCTGAACTCATCTATTCTCTCAGTTGCCATCGTGGCGAAGTAAATAGAAACCCGTATCATCTTACGCTTCCTGCTTGGATGATGGACAACACAAGAAGAGGGTCTGAACTTTTAAGTAAACCCGGAGCCAGTCACCCCGACTTATGCTTCTCTACGCTGTATAAATGGCAAATAATTAAAAATGGGACTTTCTGCCAGCCGTCATCAAAAATGTTGAAAATAAATACCTATTGCACCGAGAAGTCTCTCGAGGAGTTATTTTAA